The Dokdonia sp. 4H-3-7-5 genomic interval TGTATAACCTAGCGCTCTCGCTGCGGTAACATATTGCATTTGTTTTACTCCCATCACTTGACCTCGTACTACACGAGCTACCTCAACCCACATGGTTAAACCTACAGCAATAAACACCTGCCAGTATCCTTTTCCTAAAGCAAGGGTTATAGCAATTACAAGTAATAATGTAGGTATAGACCAAGTCACGTTAATCACCCACATGATTGCAGCGTCAATTTTCCCTCCAAAATACCCCGCAAGCGACCCCATAAGTAAGCCTATGATAAGTGAAATAAATACAGCCACAAATCCTATGGAAAAAGAAATACGCGCACCTATAAGCATACGACTTAGTAAGTCCCGACCGTACTTATCTGTACCTAACAAAAATGTACGTGAGGAGATATTCGCTTTCGCGAAAGCGTTATAATCCTCCACACCATCTATTTCCAGCGTTTTAGGCATTCCTTCTACTCCATCGCCTACATACTGGATGTAAGTAATACCACTTTCTGAAATAGTATACGAAGTGACGGGAATTTCTGTACTCGCATTCTTACTGCCAGAAAACCATTTTGAAAAGAAACTTTGACTCGCATCAACCTGAGCGGGTATGGTGAGTATATCTACCGTAAATCCTGGGCCTTGAGAGTGAATAGAGAGGTGCATTTGATTTGCGTTCTCACTACTATCTGGTGCAATTACATAGGCAAACAATGCTGCAAGACCACACAACACGATATATAGTAAACTCAAAACGCCCCAAAAATTCTTTTTGAATTTTTGGAGCGCTAAGCCTGTTAAAGAATTTGCTCTTTGCGACATGAATTAATCTTTTATCGCAGCAAGTTTATCTTTTCTTATGTTATTTATTTTAAGATCCTTAAGCACATTTAACGCCTCTTCTACGTAAGCATCTTTTGTAAGACTCTTGTGCCAGCGATCACGCTTTTCCTTTAAAATAGTATCGCTTTCAAAAAGTTTCTGCTCATAAGGAAGTGACTTGTATGACAACTTCGTATCATAATCATCTATCGCATCAAATTTCTTTGCAAACTCCTCACTTTGCGCAAGACGCTCTTTATACTTTTCATAATTAAGTGACCATTGTTGATCATCTCTACGATCTTTAATCCACTTAGCATAATCATCTACTAGTTGTAAATGCTCACTCTTAGACATACGTTGCACACTATTTTCAATAGTTTCATCAAAATCTACATAACCATCCCAAACATCATAACTTGCAGCTTTAATTTTATCCCAAGGAAGCGGGTTTTCTTGATCACGCTCTCCTATGTCGATATACTTAAAACGATCCGGAACTACCACATCACTCTTCACTCCTTCTAGCTGAGTAGACCCACCATTAACACGGTAGAATTTCTGCGTAGTCAACTTAAGCGCTCCAAGATCTCCATAAGGGTTCTTACGTAAGTACTGGTTAAGGTCTGCAACATTCTGCACAGTTCCCTTACCGTATGTTTGTTTACCTCCTATGATGATTGCTCGTTTATAATCTTGCATTGCAGCTGCGAGAATCTCACTTGCCGAAGCAGATATTTCATTTACAAGAATCACAAGTGGACCATCCCATAAAATAGAAGAATCTGCATCTTCAAGAACTTCTGGCTCATCGCCACTAGAAGCTACTTGCACAATAGGTCCGTCTTTAATAAATAGTCCAGCAATATCTACAACTGTTTTTAAAGATCCTCCTCCATTATTTCTAAGATCAATAACTAGACCTTCCATTCCTTCTTCTTTAAGACGCTCTATTTCTTTTTTTACATCACTTGCAGCGTTCTTCTCTTTGTAATCATCCATCGTAAAGTAAAACTTAGGAAGATTTACAATACCATACTTTTTACCATCTTTTTCAACCTCGGCAGATTTTGCATAGGTTTCTTCGAGTTCAACAATGTCTCTTTCTATAGTAATATTCTGAGTGCTTCCGTCTAGTTTTGTTTTTACCGTAAGAATCACCTTAGTACCTTTTGGGCCCTTGATATATTCTATTGCATCTTGTAAACGCATCCCCACAATGCTAATGGCATCTTTCTCGTCTTCTTGGCGCACTTTCATAATAACATCACCTTCGCGCAGCTCATCACCTCTCCATGCTGGACCTCCAGAAATAACATCTGTAATTTTTATCTCTCCGTTTTTCTTTTGAAGTCTCGCACCTATTCCTTGAAACTGACCACTCATCTGAGTATCAAAACGATCTTTTGCTACTGGAGCAAAGTAATATGTGTGAGGATCAAATTCCTCCACTACCGCATTCAAGAAAATAGCAAAGTAATCTTGACGCTCTAGTTCATCTGTAAATTCAAAAAACTCTTTTGTATTATCCTTTACTTCATTTCTAGCCTTAAGCTCTAATGCTTCATCGCTAAGAATTTCCTTAGGTTCATCTGTATTTACAACCTCTTCACCTTCTTCTGGTGTTTTTTCCTGCTCCTCCTTTTTATCAAAATAAGAACTCAATGCATTGAGTTTTAATTGCTGTCTCCAGCGATTTTTAAGCTCTTTCTTATTTTTTGCAAATGGTTGCTTTTCATAATCTGTATCTAAGATTTCATCCTCTGTAAAGTCAAATGGCTTTTCTAGCAAGTCTGCTTGAATCTCGTTTGCTTCCTTCGTACGCTCCATAAGACGTGAGTAAGTAAGATCAAAGAACGTCAAGTCCTTATCTCTAATAGCATCATCTATTTTATCCTTATACTTCTCAAATTCTTCAATATCTTTCTTGTAAAAGAAACGGCGATATGGATCTAATGCATCTATATAATCATCAAATACCGCTGCAGAAAATTCGTCATTAATATCTTTGGCATCATAATGACCTCTCTCAAGTAAATAAGAAATAAGATCAAGTAATGTCTTATCCTTATCTGGATCATCAAATGACTTTGTAGTAAAACTGCAACTCGCTACGGAGAAGAGGAGTACTACTGCGATTAATTTTAAATTCCTTTTCATAAAATCTTTTATTTGCATGTAACTAGCAATGTACATTAAAAATTGTGCCACGATAAGATTAACCTTCGTAATCTTTTGTTAAACCCGACTGTCGCTCGAATTGAAGTACAATTTACGTATTTTCGTGCTTAGTTTACAACTCCTCTTATGAAGAATAAACCATTAATACTTGTTACAAACGATGACGGTATTACCGCTCCCGGAATACGCAACCTTATCGATGTAATGCTCACGATAGGTGATGTCATTGTTGTTGCACCAGATAGCCCGCAGAGTGGTATGGGACACGCCATTACCATAAACGACACACTGTACTGTGACCCTGTAAAACTTGATCCAGCAGCGACACATAAAGAATATACATGCTCTGGAACTCCAGCAGATTGTGTAAAACTTGCAAACCAGCAGATTGTTCCTCGCAGACCCGACATCTGTGTGAGCGGTATAAATCACGGCAGCAACTCTAGCATCAATGTAATTTACAGTGGTACGATGAGCGCAGCTGTAGAAGCTGGTGTAGAAGGCATCCCAGCAATAGGATTCTCACTATTAGACTACAGTCACGATGCCGATTTTGAGCCTGCAAAAAAATATGTGGAGCGCATCACTCGCCAAGTATTAAAAAACGGACTTCCTAAGGGAATTGTTTTAAATGTAAATATCCCAAAACTACCAGCAGCCGAAATTAAAGGTACTAAGGTATGCCGTCAAGCAAAAGCGCAATGGGTAGAAGATTTTGACAAGCGCACTAACCCTATGGGCAGAGATTACTACTGGCTCACCGGCAAGTTTGTAAATCAAGATAAAGGAGAAGATACAGATGAGTGGGCGCTGTCTCAAGGGTATGTATCTGTTGTGCCAGTGCAATTTGACCTCACGGCTCACCACTTTTTACAAGAATTAAATGAGTGGGAAGACTAGTCTAAAGTTTACAAAGCAATCGTAACTTTGACACACATCAATATCTTCCCATAGCTTAATGTGAATAATTCCGCTTTCGCGAAAATTTTAAAACAATAAGCATATTTGTAAAGAATTCAAATTTTGGCGAAAGCCGAAACATAGCATATGAAAAAAGACATTATTATAGGAATCATAGTAGGACTCATTGCAAATGCGATAGGTGTATTATTATTTTCTCTATACATAGGTAGTACTCAAGATCGAACTATTACAAACGTGCTTCAAACCGCAGTAACCGAAGGGCGTCTAGGTAAAATTATGGCAATAGGTGCCGTTCTTAATCTGCTCGCATTCTTTTTAATGCTTAGACAAGGACAAGATGCGAGAGCGAGAGGCGTTCTTTTTGCTACGATTACTATTGCATTTGTAACTATGATATTAATGTTTACCTAATGAAATATTACGTTCTTGCAGGCGAGGCTAGTGGTGATTTACATGGTGCAAACCTTATGAAATCATTGTATA includes:
- a CDS encoding ABC transporter permease produces the protein MSQRANSLTGLALQKFKKNFWGVLSLLYIVLCGLAALFAYVIAPDSSENANQMHLSIHSQGPGFTVDILTIPAQVDASQSFFSKWFSGSKNASTEIPVTSYTISESGITYIQYVGDGVEGMPKTLEIDGVEDYNAFAKANISSRTFLLGTDKYGRDLLSRMLIGARISFSIGFVAVFISLIIGLLMGSLAGYFGGKIDAAIMWVINVTWSIPTLLLVIAITLALGKGYWQVFIAVGLTMWVEVARVVRGQVMGVKQMQYVTAARALGYTDGRIIIKHILPNVIAPLIVISAANFAGAILIESGLSFLGIGAQPPTPSWGAMIKDHYSYIILGKPYLALIPGIAIMLLVMAFMLVGNALRDALDVKS
- a CDS encoding carboxy terminal-processing peptidase — translated: MKRNLKLIAVVLLFSVASCSFTTKSFDDPDKDKTLLDLISYLLERGHYDAKDINDEFSAAVFDDYIDALDPYRRFFYKKDIEEFEKYKDKIDDAIRDKDLTFFDLTYSRLMERTKEANEIQADLLEKPFDFTEDEILDTDYEKQPFAKNKKELKNRWRQQLKLNALSSYFDKKEEQEKTPEEGEEVVNTDEPKEILSDEALELKARNEVKDNTKEFFEFTDELERQDYFAIFLNAVVEEFDPHTYYFAPVAKDRFDTQMSGQFQGIGARLQKKNGEIKITDVISGGPAWRGDELREGDVIMKVRQEDEKDAISIVGMRLQDAIEYIKGPKGTKVILTVKTKLDGSTQNITIERDIVELEETYAKSAEVEKDGKKYGIVNLPKFYFTMDDYKEKNAASDVKKEIERLKEEGMEGLVIDLRNNGGGSLKTVVDIAGLFIKDGPIVQVASSGDEPEVLEDADSSILWDGPLVILVNEISASASEILAAAMQDYKRAIIIGGKQTYGKGTVQNVADLNQYLRKNPYGDLGALKLTTQKFYRVNGGSTQLEGVKSDVVVPDRFKYIDIGERDQENPLPWDKIKAASYDVWDGYVDFDETIENSVQRMSKSEHLQLVDDYAKWIKDRRDDQQWSLNYEKYKERLAQSEEFAKKFDAIDDYDTKLSYKSLPYEQKLFESDTILKEKRDRWHKSLTKDAYVEEALNVLKDLKINNIRKDKLAAIKD
- the surE gene encoding 5'/3'-nucleotidase SurE, yielding MKNKPLILVTNDDGITAPGIRNLIDVMLTIGDVIVVAPDSPQSGMGHAITINDTLYCDPVKLDPAATHKEYTCSGTPADCVKLANQQIVPRRPDICVSGINHGSNSSINVIYSGTMSAAVEAGVEGIPAIGFSLLDYSHDADFEPAKKYVERITRQVLKNGLPKGIVLNVNIPKLPAAEIKGTKVCRQAKAQWVEDFDKRTNPMGRDYYWLTGKFVNQDKGEDTDEWALSQGYVSVVPVQFDLTAHHFLQELNEWED